One region of Monomorium pharaonis isolate MP-MQ-018 chromosome 11, ASM1337386v2, whole genome shotgun sequence genomic DNA includes:
- the LOC105830085 gene encoding UDP-galactose translocator gives MNKTSQKTGQVLKYVSLVTLTLQNAMVGLSMRYSRTRAGDMFLSSTAVVMAEVVKLLTCLVLVYIEEGNFEKFYKALHMTIVKQPFDTLKVCVPSLLYIIQNNLLYVSASNLDAATHQVTYQLKILTTAFFAVTILRKSLYTTQWGALMLLVIGVILVQLAQTVKASLPSGIEQNHWLGFSAALSACFLSGFAGIYFEKILKGSDISVWMRNVQLSVLSIPFGLGTCFLHDGDVILKQGFFFGYDLFICYLVILQAGGGLIVAMVVKYADNILKGFATSLAIIISCIASVYLFDFHLSFQFTLGAFLVICSIFLYGHQPKTVSLDKHTSAEKV, from the exons ATGAATAAGACTTCGCAAA AAACTGGACAAGTATTAAAGTACGTGAGTTTGGTTACTCTTACGCTTCAAAATGCTATGGTTGGCCTTAGCATGCGATACTCACGTACTAGAGCAGGGGATATGTTCCTTTCTTCCACtg cTGTTGTGATGGCCGAAGTAGTCAAATTACTCACCTGCCTTGTATTAGTGTATATTGAGGAAGGAAACtttgagaaattttacaaagcaTTGCATATGACAATCGTGAAGCAGCCTTTTGACACCTTGAAAGTTTGTGTGCCATCCCttctatatattattcaaaacaaTTTGCTTTATGTCTCTGCATCCAATTTGGATGCAGCTACACATCAG gTTACGTATCagttgaaaattttgacaacagCTTTTTTCGCAGTAACGATTTTGCGTAAATCTCTATATACTACTCAGTGGGGTGCCCTCATGCTTCTTGTCATTGGAGTCATTCTAGTTCAATTGGCACAGACAGTAAAAGCATCATTACCTTCGGGCATCGAACAAAACCACTGGCTAGGCTTCTCTGCCGCCTTAAGCGCGTGTTTCCTGTCCGGCTTTGCAGGAATTTACTTCGAGAAAATACTCAAGGGCTCCGATATTTCGGTGTGGATGCGAAATGTGCAATTGAGTGTATTGTCCATACCGTTTGGTCTAGGAACTTGTTTCTTACATGACGGTGACGTCATACTCAAGCAGGGTTTCTTTTTCGGTTATGATTTGTTCATTTGCTACCTGGTGATCTTGCAAGCGGGCGGCGGACTGATCGTGGCTATGGTAGTCAAATATGCCGACAATATATTGAAAGGATTCGCCACATCTCTGGCTATTATAATTTCCTGTATAGCTTCCGTTTATCTATTCGACTTTCATCTGTCGTTCCAGTTCACTCTGGGTGCATTCCTCGTCATTTGTTCAATCTTCCTCTATGGCCATCAGCCGAAAACTGTGTCTCTCGATAAACATACATCTGCTGAGAAAGTTTGA
- the LOC105830079 gene encoding zinc finger matrin-type protein 2, translating into MSMRPDDHRRKWNREEYERIALQRLQDEIAEEELGIPKQPAVKRELLKQRDYKVDLESKLGKSVVINKNTPSSQTGGYYCNVCDCVVKDSINFLDHINGTKHQRNLGMSMKIERSTLDQVKARFAYNKKKLEEKKKDYDLEQRVKELKEEEEKIKEYRKEKRKDKKRKIEEMSEDDAGPSDEMAAIMGFSGFGSKKK; encoded by the exons atGTCTATG CGACCTGATGATCACCGAAGAAAATGGAATCGCGAGGAATATGAACGGATCGCTCTTCAGAGACTTCAAGATGAGATTGCGGAGGAGGAATTAGGAATACCTAAACAACCAGCAGTTAAAAGAGAATTGTTGAAACAAAGAGATTATAAAGTTGACCTTGAATCTAAACTAGGAAAGAGTGTTGTCATCAATAAAAATACCCCATCATCACAAACTGGagg GTATTACTGCAATGTTTGTGACTGTGTTGTTAAAGATTCAATTAACTTTTTGGATCACATCAATGGGACaaaac atcaGCGTAATTTGGGTATGTCTATGAAGATAGAACGATCTACATTGGACCAAGTTAAAGCAAGAtttgcatataataaaaaaaaacttgaagaaaaaaagaaagattatgATTTGGAACAAAGAGTAAAGGAACTGAAAGAAGAG gaagaaaaaattaaagaatatagaaaagaaaagcgaaaggataagaaaagaaaaattgaggAAATGTCCGAAGATGATGCAGGACCTTCTGATGAGATGGCCGCGATCATGGGATTCTCTGGTTTTGGctcgaaaaaaaagtaa
- the LOC105830122 gene encoding uncharacterized protein LOC105830122 isoform X1 translates to MMLIYLLIFCYILSSAVSNPTTWLMQGDVFTDDEARSRLIELDSHESYTPVSTRAEMYYWARPGKVISCVIAAAVNQRGHVSIVEGGYRAKKVLIRYMTDNGEKDVFYVLVQAAKRESVFVEQNAVKTSRLGIVYEPIRNWSLAEIQNALRNSTDIFP, encoded by the exons ATGATGCTCATTTATCTTCTAatcttttgttatattttaagttcaGCAGTAAGCAACCC AACCACGTGGCTGATGCAGGGCGACGTATTCACCGACGACGAAGCGAGGTCCCGACTCATCGAATTGGACAGCCACGAGTCGTATACTCCAGTGAGTACCAGAGCGGAGATGTACTACTGGGCCCGACCGGGTAAGGTTATCAGCTGTGTGATAGCCGCGGCTGTCAATCAGCGCGGCCACGTGAGCATAGTCGAGGGCGGTTACAGAGCCAAGAAGGTCCTGATCCGTTACATGACGGATAATGGCgaaaaagatgtcttttacgTTCTCGTGCAGGCCGCGAAAAGGGAATCGGTGTTTGTTGAGCAGAATGCCGTGAAAACCTCAAGACTGGGCATCGTCTACGAGCCCATTAGAAATTGGTCACTCGCAGAAATACAGAACGCCTTACGCAACAGTACCGACATTTTTCCATAA
- the LOC105830095 gene encoding probable transaldolase isoform X2, with translation MEQFKPTDATTNPSLILAAANQKKYAHLIEKAAECGKKSGSTLAEQVEAALDITCVLFGKEILNIIPGRVSTEVDARLSFNKEGSIEKAKRLIALYEGLGVSKERILIKLASTWEGIQAAKELEENYGIHCNLTLLFSFAQAVACAEAGVTLISPFVGRILDWYVTNGDKKSYEAKEDPGVISVTKIYNYYKKFGYKTVVMGASFRNVGEIRELAGCDLLTISPKLLEELEKSNEPVRKVLNAESAKKCDLQKISLDEAEFRWLLNEDQMATDKLCEGIRKFAVDVRKLEKLLQEKIQN, from the exons ATGGAGCAGTTTAAGCCCACGGATGCAACAACAAATCCCTCGTTGATTCTTGCTGCTGCTAATCAAAAGAAATATGCTCATTTAATCGAGAAAGCCGCGGAATGTGGAAAAAAGTCTGGATC CACTTTGGCAGAACAAGTTGAAGCAGCCCTTGATATTACATGTGTTCTATTTGGCAAAgagatcttaaatataattccaGGGAGAGTTTCTACAGAGGTGGACGCTAGATTGTCGTTTAACAAAGAGGGTAGTATCGAGAAAGCAAAAAGATTGATTGCTTTGTATGAAGGACTTGGAGTGAGCAAGGAACGCATCTTGATTAAGCTTGCATCGACTTGGGAAGGCATTCAAGCAGCAAa agaaTTGGAAGAAAACTATGGAATTCACTGCAACTTGACGTTGTTGTTCTCTTTTGCCCAGGCTGTTGCTTGCGCAGAAGCTGGAGTTACTCTTATTTCGCCGTTTGTTGGTAGAATTCTTGActg gTATGTGACAAATGGAGATAAAAAATCTTACGAGGCTAAGGAGGATCCAGGCGTTATTTCTGTtacgaaaatttataattattataaaaaatttggataCAAAACGGTTGTGATGGGTGCTTCATTCAGAAACGTTG GTGAAATTAGGGAACTTGCCGGTTGTGACTTGCTTACTATAAGTCCTAAATTATTGGAAGAATTGGAGAAGAGTAATGAGCCCGTACGCAAAGTATTAAATGCGGAATCGGCGAAAAAGTGTGATCTTCAAAAGATAAGCCTAGATGAAGCTGAGTTTAGATGGCTTTTAAATGAAGATCAAATGGCGACCGATAAGTTATGCGAAGGTATTCGTAAATTCGCCGTTGATGTACGCAAGCTTGAGAAACTACTGCAGGAAaaaatccaaaattaa
- the LOC105830122 gene encoding uncharacterized protein LOC105830122 isoform X2, whose protein sequence is MELEHGVLLRSRTRKTTWLMQGDVFTDDEARSRLIELDSHESYTPVSTRAEMYYWARPGKVISCVIAAAVNQRGHVSIVEGGYRAKKVLIRYMTDNGEKDVFYVLVQAAKRESVFVEQNAVKTSRLGIVYEPIRNWSLAEIQNALRNSTDIFP, encoded by the coding sequence AACCACGTGGCTGATGCAGGGCGACGTATTCACCGACGACGAAGCGAGGTCCCGACTCATCGAATTGGACAGCCACGAGTCGTATACTCCAGTGAGTACCAGAGCGGAGATGTACTACTGGGCCCGACCGGGTAAGGTTATCAGCTGTGTGATAGCCGCGGCTGTCAATCAGCGCGGCCACGTGAGCATAGTCGAGGGCGGTTACAGAGCCAAGAAGGTCCTGATCCGTTACATGACGGATAATGGCgaaaaagatgtcttttacgTTCTCGTGCAGGCCGCGAAAAGGGAATCGGTGTTTGTTGAGCAGAATGCCGTGAAAACCTCAAGACTGGGCATCGTCTACGAGCCCATTAGAAATTGGTCACTCGCAGAAATACAGAACGCCTTACGCAACAGTACCGACATTTTTCCATAA
- the LOC105830095 gene encoding probable transaldolase isoform X1, whose protein sequence is MSEPQSKKSKNMSSLSQLKEFTTVVADTGDFQAMEQFKPTDATTNPSLILAAANQKKYAHLIEKAAECGKKSGSTLAEQVEAALDITCVLFGKEILNIIPGRVSTEVDARLSFNKEGSIEKAKRLIALYEGLGVSKERILIKLASTWEGIQAAKELEENYGIHCNLTLLFSFAQAVACAEAGVTLISPFVGRILDWYVTNGDKKSYEAKEDPGVISVTKIYNYYKKFGYKTVVMGASFRNVGEIRELAGCDLLTISPKLLEELEKSNEPVRKVLNAESAKKCDLQKISLDEAEFRWLLNEDQMATDKLCEGIRKFAVDVRKLEKLLQEKIQN, encoded by the exons ATGAGCGAACCTCAGTCGAAGAAATCGAAGAACATGAGTTCGTTGAGTCAATTGAAGGAATTCACCACAGTCGTCGCCGACACTGGCGACTTTCAAG ctATGGAGCAGTTTAAGCCCACGGATGCAACAACAAATCCCTCGTTGATTCTTGCTGCTGCTAATCAAAAGAAATATGCTCATTTAATCGAGAAAGCCGCGGAATGTGGAAAAAAGTCTGGATC CACTTTGGCAGAACAAGTTGAAGCAGCCCTTGATATTACATGTGTTCTATTTGGCAAAgagatcttaaatataattccaGGGAGAGTTTCTACAGAGGTGGACGCTAGATTGTCGTTTAACAAAGAGGGTAGTATCGAGAAAGCAAAAAGATTGATTGCTTTGTATGAAGGACTTGGAGTGAGCAAGGAACGCATCTTGATTAAGCTTGCATCGACTTGGGAAGGCATTCAAGCAGCAAa agaaTTGGAAGAAAACTATGGAATTCACTGCAACTTGACGTTGTTGTTCTCTTTTGCCCAGGCTGTTGCTTGCGCAGAAGCTGGAGTTACTCTTATTTCGCCGTTTGTTGGTAGAATTCTTGActg gTATGTGACAAATGGAGATAAAAAATCTTACGAGGCTAAGGAGGATCCAGGCGTTATTTCTGTtacgaaaatttataattattataaaaaatttggataCAAAACGGTTGTGATGGGTGCTTCATTCAGAAACGTTG GTGAAATTAGGGAACTTGCCGGTTGTGACTTGCTTACTATAAGTCCTAAATTATTGGAAGAATTGGAGAAGAGTAATGAGCCCGTACGCAAAGTATTAAATGCGGAATCGGCGAAAAAGTGTGATCTTCAAAAGATAAGCCTAGATGAAGCTGAGTTTAGATGGCTTTTAAATGAAGATCAAATGGCGACCGATAAGTTATGCGAAGGTATTCGTAAATTCGCCGTTGATGTACGCAAGCTTGAGAAACTACTGCAGGAAaaaatccaaaattaa